ATTTGTCGCTTTTGTTTTTTAACGGCATCATACTTAAAGTGTTTATAGTTAATACCACCAACCCAAGCTTTTACTTCACCTGTTTGTGGTTTCATACTCATCATACCACTTCTAAGAAACGATTTGTAATAAATGATAGAGTCTCTAGGCGTCATTGTTGTATCTATATCACCATCCCAACCAAAGACACGCATATCAGTTTTCTTTTTAAAGGAAGCTCTAATGTCTTTTTCAGATTTTCCTTCGGCAGTCATCTTTTTCCAACGATCACTAACCTTCATAGCGCGTTGAATAATGTCTTCTGTTTCGTCTACGTCTATATCTCTAAAAGGCGCTGTTTTATTCTTCTTATTTTGTCTTGTAAATTCTTTTTGAATGTGAGACATGTGTTCTTTTACAGCATCTTCTGCGTGTCTTTGCATATCTGAATCTATGCTGGTATAAATTTTTAGACCATCTCTGTAAATATTATATGTTGAGCCGTCTGTCTTTTTATTTTCCTTAATCCATTCTTTTAAAAACTCTTGAAGGTAGGCTCTAAAATATGTTGCTACACCTTCATCATGACCTTCTGGAGAATATTCAATATTTAGATCTTCGGCTTGTAATTCATTTTTAACCTCTTCTGTAATAAATCCATTTTTAGCCATTTGAGCTAATACAACATTACGACGTTGTTTTACAAGTTCTGGTCGCTTTAAGGGATTATATAATGAAGAGTTTTTAAACATACCAGCTAGCATTGCAGACTCTACAGTATTAAGTTCCATTGGCTCTTTACTAAAGTATATACGGCTTGCAGAGCGTATACCTATTGCTTGATTTAAGAAATCATACTTGTTAAAATACATAGTAATAATTTCTTCTTTAGTATATTGGCGTTCCAACCTAACAGCAATTACCCATTCTTTTACTTTTTGTAGCGCACGCTGAAATTTACTTGAGCTTACCTGATCTGTAAAAAATTGCTTAGCCAATTGTTGTGTTATAGTACTAGCTCCACCTTTTGTTCCTAAATAAGTAATAGCTCTTGCAGTACCTCTACCATCTATACCAGAATGGTCATAATAACGCTCATCTTCAACAGCTATTAGAGCATTTACTAAGTGGTCTGGTAAAGAGTCATACTTAACTGGAGTTCTATTTTCCTTATAAAACTTTCCAAGTGTTTCTCCTTTAGAGTCTATAATCTCTGTAGCAAGATTAGTCTCAGGATTTTCCATTTGGGTTTCATCTGGTAAGTCACTAAACCAAGCAGTAAATAAGAAAAGAAGTGCTACAGATAAGATACCTCCAAAAAAAAGTATCCAAAACCACTTTATATATTTACTAAAACCCTCCTTACTTTCTTTTTTCTTTGAAGAAGATTTAGGTGCTGTCTTTGCCATATTCTTATGTTATTTTGAAGTTGGTTTTTCTATTCTTACACCTACTTCTGTAATACCTTTTAATGTTTCTAATCCTGCTACAGAGCCGTTTTGTCTCATGGCATGTTTAATACTAATGCTATACTCTCCAGCTTCATTAAAAACTAGATGTTCTTTATACCAAAGTTTATTTTCTTTTATATCTCCAAAACCATCTCCCATATAAGTACCATCTGGATATGCCATAGGATACTCTAAAGTATCTGTAACTTTTTTACCGTTAGGATATTGTAACTCTGTAATTAAAAATAAGTTACTAAAATTATAGTCGCTTGTGTTTCTTAAGTTAATAAACGCATTATAGGGTTGTATCGTATCTAATCCAGAAATCTTAAAGGTTAATGGCTCTTTAGAAGACCATTGTCCAGAAACTGTCTTATAATTATCATATACGCTATTATCTGAACAAGAGCAACATAATAGGCTAAGACATAAAACGATTAAAAAACGCATGAATTATTTCTTTTGAGAATTGTTTTTAGGTCGCTTACTTTTTTGTCGTTTATTACGACGACGCTTGTTATTGTTACGCTTATTCTTAGGTTTATCAAAACGTGTGAGACTGTCTTCTCCTACAGAATCTTTAAACGTATTTATTTCTGAAGCTGTTTCAACAACGTAATCTTCTAAACTTGCCACAGGTTCTCTTTTCTTATTGGCTTCAATAATTTGATGAACTCTATCTGTACTTAATTCAAACCAGTTCATCCATTCACCTTCATAAGCAAACCACATAGATCCTTTAAAAATGTCTATTTTTTGACAAACAGCCTTACCTTTTTCTGTAAAAAGCTTGGTATCTTGTTTAGGGAAGTTGTTTAAAGCGTCTAAATATGAATCTAACTCATAGTTTAAGCAACATTTAAGCTTACCACATTGTCCTGCAAGCTTTAATGGGTTTAATGATAGTTGTTGGTATCTTGCTGCAGATGTGGTTACACTCCTAAAATCTGTTAACCAAGTAGAGCAACATAATTCTCTACCACAAGACCCAATACCTCCTAACCTACTAGCTTCTTGTCTAAAACCAATTTGTCGCATTTCTATACGAGTTCTAAATTCTTGAGCAAACTCTTTAATAAGTTGTCTAAAATCTACACGTTCTTCTGCTGTATAATAAAAGGTAGCTTTAGAGCCATCTCCTTGAAACTCTATATCACTAATTTTCATTTTAAGCTTAAGCCTTATAGCAATTTGCCTAGCTTTTACTTTAAAAGGATCTTCTTTGGCTCGATAATCTTGCCAAATATCAATATCTTTTTGTGAAGCCTTTCTATATATTTTTTTAACCTCATCGCTATTGGTTCTTACTTTTTTCTTACGCATCTGCACTTTAACA
This region of Croceibacter atlanticus HTCC2559 genomic DNA includes:
- a CDS encoding penicillin-binding protein 1A; translated protein: MAKTAPKSSSKKKESKEGFSKYIKWFWILFFGGILSVALLFLFTAWFSDLPDETQMENPETNLATEIIDSKGETLGKFYKENRTPVKYDSLPDHLVNALIAVEDERYYDHSGIDGRGTARAITYLGTKGGASTITQQLAKQFFTDQVSSSKFQRALQKVKEWVIAVRLERQYTKEEIITMYFNKYDFLNQAIGIRSASRIYFSKEPMELNTVESAMLAGMFKNSSLYNPLKRPELVKQRRNVVLAQMAKNGFITEEVKNELQAEDLNIEYSPEGHDEGVATYFRAYLQEFLKEWIKENKKTDGSTYNIYRDGLKIYTSIDSDMQRHAEDAVKEHMSHIQKEFTRQNKKNKTAPFRDIDVDETEDIIQRAMKVSDRWKKMTAEGKSEKDIRASFKKKTDMRVFGWDGDIDTTMTPRDSIIYYKSFLRSGMMSMKPQTGEVKAWVGGINYKHFKYDAVKKQKRQIGSTFKPFVYATAIDQLHLSPCDKVPNTQYTIEAGKHGNTKDWTPKNSDGSYGGLVTLKDALAGSINTVTARLLDRVGPKPVIDLIDKLGVDTRKIPEVPSIALGTPDLSIFEMVSAYSAFVNEGVYVKPVIVTRIEDKNGTVLYQHIPETKDVLSKEAAYVTVNLMEGVTQAGSGRRLRGTWATSRQDYKNAVTGYPYDFKNPIAGKTGTTQNNSDGWFMGMVPDLVTGVWVGGEDRATHFSSTRYGQGATMALPIWGIYMKYLYADENIEVSDGNFPKPENISTILDCEEFEENNTNNGDEDVPEELDF
- a CDS encoding PSP1 domain-containing protein; its protein translation is MACGSCSTGKDGQPKGCKNNGTCGSDGCNKLTVFDWLSNMELPQGVAPFNYVEVRFKNGRKLFFENSEHLTLSIGDVVATEADSGHDIGIVTLTGELVKVQMRKKKVRTNSDEVKKIYRKASQKDIDIWQDYRAKEDPFKVKARQIAIRLKLKMKISDIEFQGDGSKATFYYTAEERVDFRQLIKEFAQEFRTRIEMRQIGFRQEASRLGGIGSCGRELCCSTWLTDFRSVTTSAARYQQLSLNPLKLAGQCGKLKCCLNYELDSYLDALNNFPKQDTKLFTEKGKAVCQKIDIFKGSMWFAYEGEWMNWFELSTDRVHQIIEANKKREPVASLEDYVVETASEINTFKDSVGEDSLTRFDKPKNKRNNNKRRRNKRQKSKRPKNNSQKK
- a CDS encoding gliding motility lipoprotein GldH, whose product is MRFLIVLCLSLLCCSCSDNSVYDNYKTVSGQWSSKEPLTFKISGLDTIQPYNAFINLRNTSDYNFSNLFLITELQYPNGKKVTDTLEYPMAYPDGTYMGDGFGDIKENKLWYKEHLVFNEAGEYSISIKHAMRQNGSVAGLETLKGITEVGVRIEKPTSK